The following proteins come from a genomic window of Sorghum bicolor cultivar BTx623 chromosome 3, Sorghum_bicolor_NCBIv3, whole genome shotgun sequence:
- the LOC8074094 gene encoding phospholipase A1-Igamma1, chloroplastic translates to MMAGISSTCTNLLPVDLRLPATALLFPSTTSSGPSSTLMSPMRCERRPHQRRRGARLVASAVTTEPPSSVVGDMERGSLAEKSGRSDGQLAPRWREIHGRGDWEGLLDPIDTVLRGELIRYGEFAQACYDAFDYDRFSRYCGSSRYPPPTFFRDVGLDGVGYEVTRFLYATSNARLPNFVGARRKHRSGDDPDARLWSETASFIGFVAVSTDEETARIGRRDIAVAWRGTVTRLEWVADLTAAPRPAADFGIPCPDHGAKVESGFAELYTGKDPSCRWCRYSAREQVLAEVRKLVDLYHGRGEEVSVTVTGHSLGSALATLSAFDVAETGANVSPDGGRTAPVCVFSFSGPRVGNTRFKTRLERELGVKVLRVVNVHDMVPTVPGVLYVLDERSFPEAVLRLMDNLGMGAVYVHVGVELALDHKVSPYLKAETLDLACFHNLEAHLHLLDGYQGRAREFRLCGRDPALVNKAADFLRDEHMVPPVWRQDANKGMVRAEDGRWVLPPRHREVHDHPEDTDHHLQRLGLAAN, encoded by the coding sequence ATGATGGCCGGCATCTCTTCAACCTGCACGAACCTCCTCCCCGTCGACCTCCGTCTGCCGGCGACGGCGCTGCTCTTCCCGTCGACGACGAGCAGCGGCCCCTCCTCCACTCTGATGAGTCCGATGAGGTGTGAGCGTCGTCCGCACCAGCGCCGGCGTGGTGCTCGTCTTGTGGCATCGGCGGTGACGACCGAGCCTCCGTCGTCGGTGGTCGGGGACATGGAGCGGGGCTCGCTGGCGGAGAAGTCCGGGCGGTCGGACGGGCAGCTGGCGCCGCGGTGGAGGGAGATCCACGGGCGCGGCGACTGGGAGGGGCTGCTGGACCCCATCGACACGGTGCTGCGCGGGGAGCTGATCCGGTACGGCGAGTTCGCGCAGGCCTGCTACGACGCCTTCGACTACGACCGCTTCTCCCGCTACTGCGGCAGCTCCCGGTACCCGCCGCCGACCTTCTTCCGCGACGTCGGCCTGGACGGCGTGGGCTACGAGGTGACGCGCTTCCTCTACGCCACCTCCAACGCGCGGCTGCCCAACTTCGTCGGCGCCCGCCGCAAGCACCGGTCCGGCGACGACCCTGACGCGCGCCTGTGGAGCGAGACCGCCTCCTTCATCGGCTTCGTGGCCGTGTCCACCGACGAGGAGACGGCGCGCATCGGCCGCCGGGACATCGCCGTCGCGTGGCGCGGCACCGTCACGCGCCTCGAGTGGGTGGCCGACCTCACGGCGGCGCCGCGCCCGGCGGCAGACTTCGGGATCCCCTGCCCGGACCACGGCGCCAAGGTCGAGTCCGGCTTCGCCGAGCTCTACACGGGCAAGGACCCGTCCTGCCGGTGGTGCCGCTACTCGGCGCGGGAGCAGGTGCTGGCGGAGGTGCGCAAGCTGGTGGACCTCTACCACGGCCGCGGCGAGGAGGTGAGCGTCACCGTGACGGGGCACAGCCTCGGCAGCGCGCTCGCCACGCTCAGCGCCTTCGACGTGGCGGAGACGGGCGCCAACGTGTCGCCGGACGGCGGGAGGACGGCGCCGGTGTGCGTCTTCTCCTTCTCCGGGCCACGGGTAGGGAACACGCGGTTCAAGACGCGGCTGGAGCGGGAGCTGGGCGTGAAGGTGCTGCGCGTGGTGAACGTGCACGACATGGTGCCGACGGTGCCCGGCGTGCTGTACGTCCTGGACGAGAGGTCGTTCCCGGAGGCGGTGCTGCGGCTGATGGACAACCTCGGGATGGGCGCTGTGTACGTGCACGTCGGCGTGGAGCTGGCGCTGGACCACAAGGTGTCGCCGTACCTCAAGGCGGAGACGCTGGACCTGGCGTGCTTCCACAACCTGGAGGCGCACCTGCACCTGCTGGACGGCTACCAGGGCCGCGCCCGGGAGTTCAGGCTCTGCGGCAGGGACCCGGCGCTGGTGAACAAGGCCGCCGACTTCCTCCGCGACGAGCACATGGTGCCGCCCGTGTGGCGGCAGGACGCCAACAAGGGCATGGTGAGGGCGGAGGACGGCCGCTGGGTGCTGCCGCCACGGCACAGGGAGGTGCATGACCACCCGGAGGACACCGACCACCACCTCCAGCGGCTCGGCCTCGCCGCCAACTGA
- the LOC8077382 gene encoding G-type lectin S-receptor-like serine/threonine-protein kinase At5g35370 produces MALALSLSLSLSLLLVGGVVVRAQPFDYPTAKPSTRWANTDASLPHHVTYADGSVARAALLRLNPAGYGPSYAFGFFCTNHQAPPCAEFLLAVAVVYCNSGGLMTSVVAGIPQVVWSANRGQPVGEGASAELTAAGDLVLRSATGAVVWSSGTAGRSVAAMAVTRDGNLVLLDARNATVWQSFDHPTDALLVGQSLRAGARLVANSSAANWSASRLYLTVADDSLSAYVDAKPPQRYYHLGFSKAAGAYATYANGSLAVFDPAAAPAASTPPLATIQLPEVGAGTVQYMRLEHDGHLRLYEWNPAGWAPVFDVLRLFPDDCAFPTVCGAYGVCTDMQCSCPDAANFRAVDFRRPNRGCVPTAPVACGGPPARLVSLPGLAYFNDPATSLKALERVSDAACRKACLDECRCAAAQFVYGADAGDGFCYLQSEVLSMETSRPEVVHYNSTMHLKVRATRRPSAGF; encoded by the coding sequence ATGGCCCTCGCCCTGTCCCTCTCCCTGtccctctccctcctcctcGTCGGCGGCGTTGTCGTCCGCGCGCAGCCGTTCGACTACCCGACGGCGAAGCCCTCGACGAGGTGGGCCAACACGGACGCGTCCCTCCCGCACCACGTCACGTACGCGGACGGCTCCGTGGCGCGCGCCGCGCTGCTGCGGCTCAACCCGGCGGGGTACGGGCCCTCCTACGCCTTCGGCTTCTTCTGCACCAACCACCAGGCGCCGCCCTGCGCCGAGTtcctcctcgccgtcgccgtcgtctaCTGCAACAGCGGCGGGCTCATGACCTCCGTCGTGGCGGGCATCCCGCAGGTGGTCTGGTCCGCCAACCGCGGCCAGCCTGTCGGGGAGGGCGCGTCCGCGGAGCTCACGGCCGCGGGCGACCTCGTGCTCCGCTCCGCCACCGGCGCCGTCGTGTGGTCGTCCGGCACCGCTGGGCGGTCCGTGGCCGCGATGGCCGTCACCCGCGACGGCAACCTGGTGCTCCTCGACGCGCGGAACGCCACGGTGTGGCAGTCGTTCGACCACCCCACCGACGCGCTGCTCGTCGGGCAGTCGCTGCGCGCCGGCGCGCGCCTCGTCGCCAACTCCTCCGCCGCCAACTGGTCCGCGAGCCGGCTCTACCTGACCGTCGCCGACGACAGCCTCAGCGCCTACGTCGACGCCAAGCCGCCGCAGCGGTACTACCACCTGGGATTCAGCAAGGCCGCCGGCGCCTACGCGACGTACGCCAACGGGAGCCTCGCGGTGTTCgatccggcggcggcgcctgctgCTTCCACGCCGCCGCTGGCCACCATCCAGCTCCCCGAGGTCGGCGCCGGGACGGTGCAGTACATGCGGCTGGAGCACGACGGGCACCTCCGGCTGTACGAGTGGAACCCGGCCGGGTGGGCGCCGGTGTTCGACGTCCTGCGCCTCTTCCCGGACGACTGCGCGTTCCCGACGGTGTGCGGCGCGTACGGCGTGTGCACGGACATGCAGTGCAGCTGCCCTGACGCGGCCAACTTCCGGGCGGTGGACTTCCGGAGGCCCAACCGCGGCTGCGTCCCGACGGCGCCGGTAGCCTGCGGCGGGCCGCCGGCAAGGCTGGTGTCGCTGCCGGGGCTGGCCTACTTCAACGACCCGGCCACCAGCCTGAAGGCGCTGGAGAGGGTGAGCGACGCCGCGTGCAGGAAGGCGTGCCTGGACGAGTGCCGGTGCGCGGCGGCGCAGTTCGTGTACGGCGCCGACGCCGGCGACGGCTTCTGCTACCTGCAGTCGGAGGTGCTGTCGATGGAGACGTCGCGGCCGGAGGTGGTGCACTACAACTCCACCATGCATCTCAAGGTGCGGGCCACGCGTCGTCCGTCAGCCGGATTTTAG
- the LOC8074093 gene encoding cell division protein FtsY homolog, chloroplastic, with the protein MAAPSHVLPFLSPAGGCAASSARARSHSHSGRRAGILRCSAAAGQAGFFTRLGRLIKEKAKSDVEKLFSGFSKTRENLSVVDELLTYWNLADTDRVLDDLEEALLVSDFGPKISFRIVDTLREEIRDGKLKSGAEIKAALKRCILELLTSKGGNSELNLGFRKPAVIMIVGVNGGGKTTSLGKLAYRFKNEGVKVLMAAGDTFRAAARDQLEVWAERTGSEIVIDNDKKAQPPAVLSQAVKRGKREGFDVVLCDTSGRLHTNYGLMEELVSCKKVLVKALPGAPNEILLVLDGTTGLNMLQQAREFNDVVGVTGFILTKLDGTARGGCVVSVVDELGIPVKFIGVGEGMEDLQPFDAEAFVEAIFP; encoded by the exons ATGGCGGCACCCTCCCACGTCCTCCCCTTCCTCTCCCCCGCCGGCGGGTGCGCCGCCTCCTCCGCCCGCGCCCGCTCCCACTCCCACTCTGGCCGCCGCGCTGGAATCCTGCGCTGCTCGGCCGCGGCCGGCCAGGCGGGCTTCTTCACCCGCCTTGGTCGCCTCATCAAGGAGAAGGCCAAGAGCGACGTCGAGAAGCTCTTCTCCGGCTTCTCCAAGACCCGCGAGAACCTCTCCgtcgtcgacgaactcctaaccTACTGGAACCTCGCCGACACCGACCGCGTCCTCGACGACCTTGAGGAG GCGCTGCTGGTCTCGGACTTCGGGCCCAAAATCTCGTTCCGGATCGTCGACACGCTCCGCGAGGAGATCCGCGACGGCAAGCTCAAGTCCGGCGCCGAGATAAAG GCGGCGCTGAAAAGGTGCATCCTGGAACTGCTGACGAGCAAGGGCGGCAACTCGGAGCTCAATCTCGGCTTCAG GAAGCCGGCTGTCATCATGATCGTGGGAGTGAATGGCGGTGGAAAGACAACCTCACTAG GGAAGCTTGCTTACAGGTTTAAGAACGAAGGAGTGAAG GTATTGATGGCAGCAGGTGACACCTTCAGAGCAGCAGCTCGTGACCAGCTAGAAGTTTGGGCTGAGAGAACTGGTTCAGAGATTGTCATTGACAATGATAAGAAGGCACAGCCTCCAGCAG TTCTTTCGCAGGCAGTAAAGCGCGGGAAGCGTGAAGGGTTTGATGTGGTTCTATGTGATACATCAGGAA GACTTCATACAAATTATGGTTTGATGGAAGAGCTAGTTTCTTGCAAAAAAGTCCTAGTTAAAGCGCTTCCTGGTGCTCCAAAT GAGATTTTACTGGTTCTTGATGGAACGACTGGCTTGAACATGTTACAGCAAGCAAGAGAGTTCAATGAT GTTGTAGGAGTCACAGGATTCATCCTGACGAAGCTCGATGGCACTGCACGTGGTGGCTGTGTG GTTAGTGTTGTGGATGAGCTTGGAATCCCGGTGAAGTTTATTGGGGTTGGTGAAGGGATGGAAGACCTGCAACCTTTTGACGCTGAGGCATTTGTTGAAGCCATTTTCCCATAA